The Streptococcus pantholopis genome has a segment encoding these proteins:
- the alr gene encoding alanine racemase, with the protein MIPGLHRPTKAIINLQAIADNIKTIQSHIPQGTKTYAVVKADAYGHGAVKVAHFIQGIVDAFAVSNLDEAIELRQSGITNDILVLGPIVPADIKLAKAFALTLTVSSLEWLDVARSQGSDFRDLTVHIKVDSGMGRIGIRTAEEANYLLSELKEAGSTVEGIFTHFATADEVDDQKLQEQLAFFKKILAQLDEQPELVHASNSAASLWHKETIFSAVRLGLAIYGLNPSGSTLSLPYPLKPALSLESALIQMKKIDEGDNVGYGATYTASSAQYIGTVPIGYADGWTRDLQGFSVLVDGQECEIVGRISMDQLTVRLPQAYPLGTKVTLIGTEKGQRISATDLARKRGTINYEILCLLSSRIPRQYL; encoded by the coding sequence ATGATTCCTGGTTTACATCGGCCAACTAAAGCCATTATTAATTTACAGGCTATTGCTGATAATATTAAAACTATCCAAAGCCATATCCCCCAGGGGACGAAAACCTATGCTGTTGTTAAAGCGGATGCTTACGGCCACGGAGCTGTAAAAGTAGCTCATTTTATCCAGGGGATTGTAGATGCTTTTGCCGTTTCTAATCTGGATGAAGCGATTGAATTGCGGCAGTCCGGTATTACCAATGATATCCTAGTTTTGGGACCAATCGTTCCGGCTGATATCAAGCTGGCTAAAGCCTTTGCGCTGACCTTAACGGTAAGCAGTCTAGAATGGCTGGATGTGGCCCGGTCACAGGGATCTGATTTCCGTGATTTGACGGTCCATATCAAAGTGGATTCCGGTATGGGGCGCATTGGTATCAGAACCGCCGAAGAAGCTAATTATTTACTATCAGAATTAAAAGAGGCCGGCAGTACAGTTGAGGGAATTTTTACGCATTTTGCAACGGCTGATGAGGTCGACGATCAAAAACTGCAGGAGCAGCTGGCCTTCTTTAAAAAAATTCTAGCTCAGTTAGACGAACAGCCTGAGCTGGTCCATGCCAGTAATTCGGCAGCCAGTCTGTGGCATAAGGAAACTATTTTTAGTGCCGTACGGCTGGGACTGGCCATCTATGGTTTAAATCCGAGCGGCAGCACGCTAAGCCTACCTTATCCCTTGAAACCAGCTCTGTCTCTGGAGTCTGCCCTGATTCAGATGAAAAAAATAGACGAAGGGGATAATGTGGGCTATGGTGCTACTTACACTGCCTCTTCAGCACAGTATATCGGGACGGTTCCTATCGGCTACGCTGACGGATGGACACGCGATTTGCAAGGTTTTTCGGTACTTGTTGATGGACAGGAATGTGAGATTGTCGGCCGGATTTCAATGGACCAGCTGACAGTCCGCCTGCCGCAGGCTTATCCTTTAGGGACAAAAGTGACTTTAATTGGCACAGAAAAGGGCCAGAGGATTTCGGCAACTGATCTGGCCCGGAAACGCGGGACAATAAACTATGAGATCCTCTGCTTACTCAGCAGCCGTATACCTAGGCAGTACCTGTAA
- the manA gene encoding mannose-6-phosphate isomerase, class I: MAEPLFLESVMQDKIWGGTKLRDEFGYSIPTETTGEYWAVSAHPNGVSTIKNGLYSGQKLDLLYRERPDLFGYPKDKVFPLLTKILDANDWLSVQVHPDDSYALEHEGELGKTECWYVIAADPGAEIIYGHQAKSKEELAEMIKDEKWEELLTRVPVKSGDFFYVPSGTMHAIGKGIMILETQQSSDTTYRVYDFDRKDAGGHQRELHIAQSLDVLTIGKPANSTPAGLQVDDLLTTVLVANPFFTVYHWQLSGRTDMKRPGPYLLVSVLQGQGKLTLGEHKSYRLQKGDHLILPHDINQWTVEGDLDIIASHPHAN, from the coding sequence ATGGCAGAACCATTGTTTTTAGAGTCTGTGATGCAGGACAAAATCTGGGGAGGCACCAAGCTTAGGGATGAATTCGGCTACAGCATCCCGACAGAAACAACCGGTGAATATTGGGCGGTTTCTGCCCATCCTAATGGCGTATCCACAATCAAAAACGGTTTGTACAGCGGACAGAAATTAGACCTTCTTTACCGTGAGCGGCCTGATTTATTCGGTTATCCTAAAGATAAAGTCTTCCCGCTGCTGACAAAGATTTTAGATGCCAATGACTGGCTCAGCGTTCAGGTGCACCCAGATGACTCCTATGCTTTGGAGCATGAAGGAGAGTTAGGCAAAACGGAATGCTGGTATGTTATCGCCGCAGATCCAGGCGCCGAAATTATTTATGGACACCAGGCAAAATCAAAAGAAGAACTGGCAGAGATGATTAAGGATGAAAAATGGGAAGAACTACTGACCAGAGTTCCAGTCAAATCCGGTGATTTTTTCTATGTTCCCAGCGGCACGATGCATGCTATCGGCAAAGGAATTATGATTCTTGAAACACAGCAGTCAAGTGACACGACTTACCGTGTCTATGATTTTGACCGTAAGGATGCTGGCGGCCATCAGAGAGAACTCCACATTGCTCAGTCACTGGATGTTCTGACAATAGGAAAGCCTGCAAATTCAACCCCCGCCGGCCTGCAGGTCGATGACTTGCTGACAACGGTTTTGGTAGCCAATCCCTTCTTTACAGTTTATCATTGGCAGCTTTCAGGCAGGACTGATATGAAGCGGCCCGGTCCCTATCTGCTTGTCAGTGTCTTGCAAGGACAAGGGAAACTGACTTTAGGTGAACACAAGAGTTATCGTTTACAGAAAGGCGATCACCTGATACTGCCGCACGATATTAACCAATGGACTGTTGAGGGAGACTTGGATATTATTGCCAGCCACCCTCATGCCAACTAG
- the secA gene encoding preprotein translocase subunit SecA, translated as MANILRKVIENDKGELRRLEKIAKKVEAYADEMAAMPDEELQAKTPEFKERYQKGESLESLLPEAFAVVREAAKRVLGLYPYHVQILGGIVLHNGDVSEMRTGEGKTLTATMPVYLNALAGQGVHVITVNEYLSTRDATEMGEIYSWLGLSVGINLAAKSAAEKREAYNCDITYSTNSEVGFDYLRDNMVVRQEDMVQRSLNFALVDEVDSVLIDEARTPLIVSGAVSSETNQLYIRADRFVKTLAETDYVIDVPTKTIGLTDSGIDKAEKYFHLENLYDLDNVALTHFIDNALRANYIMLLDIDYVVSEAQEILIVDQFTGRTMEGRRFSDGLHQAIEAKENVKIQEESKTSASITYQNMFRMYKKLAGMTGTAKTEEEEFREVYNMRIIPIPTNRPIARLDNADLLYPTLTAKFKAVVADVKARYEKGQPVLLGTVAVETSELISKMLVQAGVPHEVLNAKNHFKEAQIIMNAGQRGAVTIATNMAGRGTDIKLGEGVRELGGLCVIGTERHESRRIDNQLRGRSGRQGDPGESQFYLSLEDDLMRRFGSDRIKVFLERLNMDDEETVIKSGMLTRQVESAQKRVEGNNYDTRKQVLQYDDVMREQREIIYAERRDVITASRDLGPEIKAMVKRTIERTVDSHSRNTNRDEALEAILNFAKTNLLPEDSIKLSELENQKDSELKEDLYQRALKVYDQQIAKLRDKEAVIEFQKVLILMVVDNKWTDHIDALDQLRNAVGLRGYAQNNPVVEYQSEGFRMFQDMIGAIEFDVTRTMMKAQIHEQERERAARPSSTTAARNISARQVTGQQTEGLDFSKVKRNDPCPCGSGKKFKNCHGRRRLS; from the coding sequence ATGGCAAATATTCTACGTAAGGTCATTGAAAATGACAAAGGCGAATTAAGAAGATTAGAAAAAATAGCAAAGAAAGTAGAAGCTTATGCAGATGAAATGGCTGCTATGCCGGACGAAGAACTGCAGGCAAAAACACCGGAATTTAAAGAACGGTATCAAAAAGGGGAAAGCCTGGAAAGTCTTTTGCCCGAAGCTTTTGCCGTTGTCCGTGAGGCTGCTAAGCGCGTGCTGGGGCTTTATCCTTATCATGTGCAGATTCTTGGAGGGATAGTCCTGCATAATGGCGATGTGTCTGAAATGCGCACCGGTGAGGGGAAAACGCTGACCGCTACTATGCCGGTCTACCTCAATGCACTGGCCGGCCAAGGGGTTCACGTCATCACCGTCAATGAATACCTGTCAACCCGTGATGCCACTGAAATGGGTGAAATTTACAGCTGGCTGGGGCTGTCTGTCGGTATTAATCTGGCGGCTAAATCAGCTGCTGAAAAGCGTGAAGCCTACAATTGTGATATCACTTACTCAACCAACTCTGAGGTTGGTTTTGACTATCTCCGCGATAATATGGTGGTCCGTCAGGAAGATATGGTGCAGCGTTCTCTGAATTTTGCGCTTGTCGATGAGGTTGACTCTGTGCTGATTGATGAAGCCAGAACGCCTTTAATTGTTTCCGGTGCTGTCAGTTCGGAAACCAACCAGCTCTACATTCGTGCAGACCGCTTTGTCAAAACTTTGGCTGAGACTGACTATGTGATTGATGTTCCGACTAAAACAATCGGCTTAACCGATTCTGGAATAGATAAGGCTGAAAAGTACTTCCATTTAGAGAATCTTTATGATCTTGACAATGTTGCACTGACCCATTTTATTGACAATGCTTTGCGGGCCAATTACATTATGCTTTTGGATATTGACTATGTCGTCAGCGAGGCACAGGAAATTCTCATCGTTGACCAGTTTACCGGACGGACAATGGAAGGCCGCCGTTTTTCTGATGGTCTTCACCAAGCCATTGAGGCCAAGGAAAATGTCAAAATCCAAGAAGAATCGAAGACAAGTGCCTCGATTACCTATCAGAATATGTTCCGCATGTATAAGAAACTGGCTGGGATGACCGGGACTGCTAAGACGGAAGAGGAAGAATTCCGGGAAGTTTACAATATGCGTATTATTCCTATTCCGACCAACCGTCCGATTGCCCGTCTCGATAATGCGGATTTGCTTTACCCTACTCTGACAGCCAAATTTAAGGCTGTGGTTGCTGATGTTAAAGCCCGTTATGAAAAGGGGCAGCCGGTTCTTTTGGGGACAGTAGCTGTTGAAACCTCGGAGCTGATTTCAAAAATGCTGGTTCAGGCTGGGGTGCCTCATGAGGTGCTTAATGCTAAAAACCACTTTAAAGAAGCCCAGATTATTATGAATGCCGGTCAGCGCGGTGCGGTAACAATCGCCACCAATATGGCCGGACGTGGAACAGATATCAAATTGGGTGAGGGTGTCCGGGAACTCGGAGGACTGTGTGTTATCGGGACTGAGCGCCATGAAAGCCGCCGGATTGACAACCAGCTGCGCGGGCGTTCGGGCCGTCAGGGAGATCCGGGCGAGTCACAGTTTTACCTGTCGCTTGAAGATGATTTGATGCGGCGTTTTGGTTCAGACCGTATCAAGGTTTTTCTTGAGCGCTTGAATATGGATGATGAAGAGACGGTTATCAAGTCAGGGATGCTGACCCGTCAAGTTGAATCAGCTCAAAAGCGTGTTGAAGGCAATAACTACGATACCCGTAAACAGGTTCTGCAGTATGATGATGTGATGCGGGAACAGCGGGAAATTATTTATGCTGAACGCCGTGATGTGATTACCGCTTCCAGAGATTTAGGTCCGGAAATTAAAGCTATGGTGAAACGGACCATTGAACGAACAGTAGACTCTCACAGCCGTAACACCAACCGAGATGAAGCGCTGGAAGCTATTTTAAACTTTGCCAAAACCAATCTTCTGCCCGAAGATTCTATTAAATTATCTGAATTAGAAAATCAAAAAGACAGTGAACTGAAAGAAGATCTCTATCAGCGGGCTCTGAAGGTCTATGATCAGCAGATTGCCAAGCTCCGCGATAAGGAAGCTGTTATTGAATTTCAAAAGGTTCTGATTTTAATGGTAGTTGATAATAAGTGGACCGATCATATTGATGCACTTGATCAACTGCGCAATGCTGTCGGCCTTCGCGGCTATGCTCAAAATAATCCTGTTGTTGAATATCAGTCTGAAGGTTTCAGAATGTTCCAAGATATGATTGGGGCTATTGAGTTTGATGTAACACGGACGATGATGAAAGCACAGATTCATGAGCAGGAACGTGAACGGGCAGCCCGTCCGTCCAGTACAACTGCTGCCAGAAATATCAGTGCCCGTCAGGTCACAGGTCAGCAAACTGAAGGTCTTGATTTTTCTAAAGTTAAGCGCAATGATCCTTGTCCGTGCGGTTCCGGCAAGAAATTTAAAAACTGTCATGGCCGCAGGCGGCTGTCATAA
- a CDS encoding 3-deoxy-7-phosphoheptulonate synthase — protein sequence MGIHQKSAALDIAQIKALSKLEGRFLDRKLARDQELAAIIRGEDERLLLVIGPCSSDDERAVLDYAHRLAELQEAVKDKIFMVMRVYTSKPRTNGDGYKGMIHQPDTRSAPSLIDGIAAVRRLHSRIITETGLTTADEMLYPSNLSFLDDLVSYHAIGARSVEDQEHRFVASGLDVPTGMKNPTSGNLTVMFNAIYAAQNRQSFIFHDAEVETDGNPLAHAILRGGAASSGENQPNYAYEDLLKAISQYEKMGLKNPFLLIDANHDNSGKNYLEQIRIVRQTLINRDWNEKIKRCVRGFMIESYLEDGRQDKPEIYGKSITDPCLGWEKTEKLVREIYTFLGIGSYEELIFKS from the coding sequence ATGGGAATTCATCAGAAAAGTGCGGCTCTTGATATCGCACAAATCAAAGCGCTGTCTAAGCTGGAAGGTCGCTTTCTTGACCGTAAACTGGCCAGAGATCAAGAACTGGCTGCTATCATCCGGGGGGAAGACGAGCGTCTGCTTTTAGTTATTGGCCCGTGTTCTTCAGACGATGAGAGGGCCGTGCTTGATTATGCCCACCGTTTGGCTGAACTTCAGGAAGCGGTTAAGGATAAAATTTTTATGGTCATGCGTGTCTATACGTCCAAACCGCGGACAAACGGCGATGGCTATAAAGGGATGATTCATCAGCCTGATACTAGATCGGCGCCCAGCTTGATTGACGGGATAGCTGCTGTGAGGCGGCTGCACAGCCGTATTATCACTGAGACCGGGCTGACGACCGCTGATGAAATGCTTTACCCTTCTAATCTGTCATTTTTGGACGATTTAGTTTCTTATCATGCGATTGGCGCCCGTTCTGTTGAGGACCAAGAACACCGCTTTGTGGCTTCCGGCCTGGATGTACCGACAGGAATGAAGAATCCGACTTCCGGCAATCTGACTGTCATGTTCAATGCCATCTATGCAGCACAAAATAGGCAGAGTTTCATCTTTCATGATGCAGAAGTTGAGACAGACGGCAATCCTTTGGCGCATGCTATTCTTCGCGGGGGAGCTGCTTCTTCGGGTGAAAATCAGCCTAACTATGCTTATGAAGATTTGCTTAAAGCCATCAGTCAGTATGAAAAAATGGGCTTAAAAAATCCTTTTTTGCTGATTGATGCTAATCATGACAATTCAGGGAAAAACTACCTTGAACAGATTCGAATTGTTCGGCAGACGCTTATCAACCGCGACTGGAATGAGAAAATCAAACGCTGTGTCCGTGGCTTCATGATTGAATCTTATTTGGAAGACGGCAGGCAGGATAAGCCCGAAATTTATGGTAAGTCCATCACGGATCCCTGTCTTGGCTGGGAGAAGACTGAAAAGCTTGTCCGTGAGATTTATACCTTTTTAGGCATTGGTTCTTACGAAGAACTGATTTTCAAATCATAG
- a CDS encoding ABC transporter ATP-binding protein: protein MFLEVSNVSKFIAGKKIIDNVSFELKENEILGIVGRNGSGKTTLFKILLSMWDFDEGDVVYYCEPNLNFKQDIGYLPEQRGLFNREKVINQLKLFAQLKGLNKQTASEKITFWLDFFELGELADYPINQLSKGNQQKVQFILSVLNEPRLLILDEPFSGLDPLNRLYFENAIKLLKKSGTTILFSSHDLKNVNNLSDRILMLKNGVIAEQGRVEDILKYYTKFVTINLEYQKLIPDLQIQLEEKNIRYSILATDMTINLSKDIDQQIFEQIFTTKNLKMNFFTPNFEDVFKFINLEERI from the coding sequence ATGTTTTTAGAAGTATCAAATGTGAGTAAATTTATAGCTGGAAAGAAAATTATTGACAATGTCTCTTTCGAGTTAAAAGAGAATGAAATCTTAGGAATAGTAGGCCGTAATGGTTCAGGAAAAACAACTTTATTTAAAATTCTACTGTCTATGTGGGATTTTGATGAAGGTGATGTAGTATACTATTGTGAACCAAATTTAAATTTTAAACAAGATATTGGCTATTTACCAGAACAAAGGGGGCTGTTTAACAGAGAAAAAGTAATTAATCAATTGAAATTATTTGCTCAACTAAAAGGATTGAATAAACAAACTGCTTCAGAGAAAATCACTTTTTGGTTAGATTTTTTTGAATTAGGAGAATTAGCTGATTATCCTATAAATCAACTTTCAAAGGGAAACCAGCAGAAAGTACAATTTATTTTGAGTGTTTTAAACGAACCACGATTATTAATTCTTGATGAACCTTTTAGTGGTTTAGATCCTTTAAATAGATTATATTTTGAAAATGCGATAAAACTTTTAAAAAAAAGTGGAACGACTATTTTGTTTTCGAGTCATGATTTAAAAAACGTAAACAATCTATCAGACAGAATCTTAATGCTAAAAAATGGTGTTATTGCTGAACAAGGTAGAGTTGAAGATATTTTGAAATATTATACAAAATTTGTGACGATAAATTTAGAATATCAAAAATTAATTCCTGACTTACAGATTCAGCTAGAAGAAAAAAATATAAGGTACTCCATTCTAGCTACGGATATGACGATTAATTTATCAAAAGACATTGATCAGCAAATTTTTGAACAAATTTTTACTACTAAAAATCTAAAAATGAATTTTTTCACCCCAAACTTTGAAGATGTTTTTAAATTTATCAATTTGGAGGAGAGAATATGA
- a CDS encoding DUF4097 family beta strand repeat-containing protein: MVLPDFNSIKIITQFKNINIETSPDNSAHLLFDKKTNEKFDYKISNNQLLVKESSKKYSNFFANTSNSNYVTIQIPKSSIINDITIDSYISNISIKDQKLSSIKIIQDTGDITILNSNCMHGEIRTKIGDLITKNTKLSNFKININTGDWEATSLNILENVQFYANLGDLNITLSEEAAKDIKLTTSSKFGDSVIKPYIKNTSEKNHLIIRVRTGDIVVK; encoded by the coding sequence GTGGTTTTACCTGATTTTAATTCAATTAAAATCATCACACAATTCAAAAATATCAATATAGAAACTAGTCCTGATAATAGCGCTCACTTGCTTTTTGATAAAAAAACAAATGAGAAATTTGATTATAAAATTTCAAATAACCAACTATTAGTTAAAGAATCATCAAAAAAATATTCCAATTTCTTTGCTAATACAAGCAACTCTAATTATGTAACTATCCAAATTCCAAAATCATCTATTATAAATGATATTACCATTGATAGTTATATCAGTAATATATCAATTAAAGATCAGAAGCTATCAAGTATAAAAATTATTCAAGATACAGGAGATATTACAATTTTAAATTCAAATTGCATGCATGGTGAAATAAGAACAAAGATTGGTGATCTTATAACAAAAAATACAAAACTTTCAAATTTCAAAATCAATATTAATACTGGAGATTGGGAAGCGACATCACTAAACATTTTAGAAAATGTTCAGTTCTATGCTAATTTGGGTGATTTAAATATTACTTTATCAGAAGAAGCCGCAAAAGATATTAAGTTGACTACTTCTTCAAAATTTGGAGATTCTGTCATCAAACCATATATAAAAAATACTTCTGAAAAAAATCATTTAATTATTCGAGTAAGAACTGGAGACATTGTGGTAAAGTAA
- the acpS gene encoding holo-ACP synthase — protein MIVGHGIDLQAIDAIAAAYKKNNSFARRILTDEELAVFQSLSAPKRQMEYLAGRWAAKEAFSKALGTGIGPVGFRDIEVLTNDKGAPVITHSPFSGKSFISLSHSGNFVQASVILEAEK, from the coding sequence ATGATAGTAGGACATGGCATTGATTTACAGGCCATAGATGCGATTGCGGCGGCTTATAAGAAAAATAATTCATTTGCCCGGCGAATTTTAACAGATGAAGAATTAGCTGTTTTTCAGTCTTTATCTGCTCCTAAGCGGCAGATGGAATATCTGGCCGGCCGATGGGCCGCCAAAGAAGCTTTTTCTAAAGCTTTGGGGACCGGTATCGGTCCTGTCGGTTTTCGGGATATAGAAGTCCTGACTAACGACAAGGGAGCTCCTGTGATTACCCACTCGCCTTTTTCCGGGAAAAGTTTTATTTCCCTGAGTCACAGCGGAAACTTTGTTCAGGCCAGCGTTATTTTGGAGGCAGAAAAATGA
- a CDS encoding 3-deoxy-7-phosphoheptulonate synthase has product MSFKSTSEKINIEEIKNSTTLDGAALSKKRERDQQLTAIIKGEDERLLLVVGPCSSDDEKAVLEYARRLAQLQEAVKDRLFLVMRVYTAKPRTNGDGYKGLVHQPNAKATPHLINGIKAVRRLHYRVIEETGMTTADEMLYPENLPLVDDLVSYIAVGARSVENQQHRFVASGIDVPTGMKNPTSGNLTVMFNGIYAAQARQNFLFNGEEVETSGNTLAHVILRGGTNEYGKNIPNYYYDNLLETIDQYEKMALENPFIIIDTNHDNSGKNYLEQIRIVRQTLINRDWSEKIKQYVRGFMIESYLEDGRQDKPEVYGKSITDPCLGWEKTEELVREIYQTLGM; this is encoded by the coding sequence ATGTCATTCAAATCAACGAGCGAAAAAATTAATATTGAAGAAATAAAAAACAGCACTACCTTAGACGGTGCTGCTCTGTCTAAAAAAAGAGAGCGCGACCAACAGCTGACGGCCATTATCAAGGGTGAAGATGAGCGGCTGTTACTTGTTGTCGGCCCTTGTTCATCTGATGATGAAAAAGCCGTACTAGAATATGCCCGCCGTTTGGCTCAATTGCAAGAGGCTGTTAAAGATCGGCTCTTTCTTGTCATGCGGGTATATACAGCTAAACCGCGGACAAACGGCGATGGCTATAAAGGCTTGGTTCATCAGCCCAATGCCAAGGCGACACCTCATTTAATCAATGGGATAAAGGCTGTACGCAGGCTCCACTACCGCGTTATTGAAGAAACTGGCATGACGACCGCAGATGAAATGCTTTATCCGGAAAATCTCCCCTTGGTCGACGATCTCGTCTCTTATATTGCTGTCGGGGCGCGGTCGGTTGAAAATCAGCAGCACCGTTTTGTGGCTTCTGGCATCGATGTGCCGACAGGAATGAAAAATCCGACTTCCGGCAATCTGACCGTCATGTTTAACGGTATTTATGCGGCTCAGGCTCGGCAAAATTTTCTTTTTAACGGGGAGGAAGTTGAGACATCGGGCAATACATTGGCGCATGTGATTTTGCGAGGGGGGACCAATGAGTATGGCAAAAATATCCCCAATTACTACTACGACAATCTTTTAGAAACTATTGATCAATATGAAAAAATGGCACTTGAGAATCCTTTTATCATCATTGACACCAATCATGACAATTCAGGGAAAAATTATCTTGAGCAGATTCGTATTGTTCGGCAGACACTTATCAATCGCGACTGGAGTGAAAAGATAAAACAGTATGTCCGCGGCTTCATGATTGAGTCTTATCTGGAAGACGGCAGGCAGGACAAGCCCGAAGTTTACGGCAAGTCCATTACGGATCCTTGTCTTGGCTGGGAGAAGACCGAGGAGCTGGTTCGCGAAATCTATCAGACATTAGGAATGTAA
- a CDS encoding DDE-type integrase/transposase/recombinase, with amino-acid sequence MTSIPQNLRYLPHTLDTRYHAVKTYRKGASVAFICRRYKVSKASLMRWNKRFDGTKESLKDKSHRPLTPHPLAHTEQEISWIKNSIKRNPRATLIEIFYKLKTNKGYNRHPCSLFRVLRKLGVFKSPKTKKKTYTPKPYDTPTDLGIKWQMDVKFVPKHCYTGKLPDRFYQYTVIDEASRERFIYPFKEQSSHSTVQFLKMAIQYFGYKPQILQTDNGFEFTHFRETKRRHPLDLLCEELGIQHKCIRPRTPRHNGKVERSHRNDNRRFYQHLQFYSYDDLIKQMSAYLYRSNRLPMQTLGWQSPIDIRKALLGASS; translated from the coding sequence ATGACTAGTATACCACAAAATCTTCGCTATTTACCACACACACTTGACACTCGCTACCATGCGGTTAAAACCTATCGAAAGGGCGCCTCTGTCGCCTTCATCTGCCGCCGCTACAAAGTCTCAAAAGCCTCGCTCATGCGCTGGAACAAGAGGTTTGATGGCACTAAAGAATCGCTGAAAGACAAGTCCCATCGGCCTCTGACTCCACATCCATTGGCTCATACCGAACAAGAAATCTCCTGGATAAAAAACAGTATCAAAAGAAATCCAAGAGCCACCCTCATCGAAATCTTCTACAAACTCAAGACAAACAAGGGATACAACAGACACCCCTGCTCTCTCTTTCGTGTCTTGCGCAAATTGGGGGTCTTCAAATCCCCTAAAACGAAGAAGAAAACCTATACCCCTAAACCCTATGACACACCGACTGACTTGGGCATCAAGTGGCAGATGGATGTTAAGTTCGTCCCTAAACACTGCTACACAGGAAAACTTCCTGATCGTTTCTACCAGTACACCGTCATCGATGAGGCTTCAAGGGAACGCTTTATCTACCCCTTCAAGGAGCAGTCGTCCCATTCTACCGTCCAGTTTCTCAAAATGGCCATCCAGTACTTTGGCTACAAGCCTCAAATCCTGCAAACTGACAATGGCTTTGAGTTTACGCATTTTAGGGAAACCAAGAGAAGACACCCGCTTGACCTGCTCTGTGAAGAATTAGGAATCCAGCACAAGTGTATCAGACCCAGAACACCTAGACACAATGGAAAGGTGGAAAGGAGCCACCGAAACGACAACAGACGTTTCTACCAGCACTTACAATTCTACTCCTATGACGACCTCATCAAACAGATGAGCGCCTACCTCTACCGTTCCAATAGGCTCCCCATGCAAACATTAGGGTGGCAATCTCCTATCGACATCAGAAAAGCTTTACTAGGAGCTAGCTCCTAG